The stretch of DNA TTCGCTTAATTTTTTCGGGCGCAAACTTGTTTCCAATTCACTGTCTTCTAATTGTACTGACGCAGATAGCAATCTATCAATCATGTTTTCCTCCCTGGTTATTTAATGGGCGCCAATACTTTTAATGCCTCTTTGATCAGGGTGGATACGTCTTTGGTTGCAGCCTTGGTCTGCACTCTGCCAACAGCCTCCCTGGCTTCTGTCTGGGCGTAACCCAGTGAAACCAAAGCAATCACCGCATCTTCCGCTGTAAGGTCAGAGCCTGCGGTGTCTTGCGGGACAACCGTACCGGCGGATACAACAGGTACGGCCAACTTGTCTTTCAGTTCCAGTAAAATGCGCTGGGCAGTCTTTTTACCAACCCCCGGCACCTTGACCAGTTGATGAACATCCCCGCCGGCAATAACTGCCTGCAATTGTCCCGGCGGCAGGTGGGATACCACTGCCAGAGCTACCTTAGGACCAACCCCGGCCACATTCAACAACGCCAGGAAACAATCGCGCTGCTCTTGATCAGCAAAACCGTACAGCTGTATACCGTCTTCCCTGACAGCCATATGGGCATACAGCTTTATTTCCTGTCCTAAAGCCGGCAGCCTGGTAGCGGCCGGCACATGCAAATAAAAGCCAATCCCCTGCACCTCCAGCACGGCCCAGCCCGAGCCGCCGGCAGCCAGTTTGCCGCAAATGAAGTCAATCATTTTTTATTTTTAGTCCTCCCGGCTTGGTACTCCAGTGAGCATGGCAAATGGCAACCGCCAAAGCATCAGCCACGTCATCCGGTTGTGGAATCTCCTTTAAGGACAGCAGTGTCTTGACCATAAACTGAACCTGTTGTTTTGCCGCCTTGCCATAGCCGGTAACTGCTTGTTTTACTTGCAAGGGTGTGTACTCAGCTACCGGAATACCTGCATTAGCTCCGGCCAACAGGGCAATGCCCCGGGCATGCCCCACTGCCAAAGCAGTGC from Desulforamulus hydrothermalis Lam5 = DSM 18033 encodes:
- the ruvA gene encoding Holliday junction branch migration protein RuvA, which codes for MIDFICGKLAAGGSGWAVLEVQGIGFYLHVPAATRLPALGQEIKLYAHMAVREDGIQLYGFADQEQRDCFLALLNVAGVGPKVALAVVSHLPPGQLQAVIAGGDVHQLVKVPGVGKKTAQRILLELKDKLAVPVVSAGTVVPQDTAGSDLTAEDAVIALVSLGYAQTEAREAVGRVQTKAATKDVSTLIKEALKVLAPIK
- the ruvC gene encoding crossover junction endodeoxyribonuclease RuvC, whose protein sequence is MIILGIDPGTAITGFGLVEYLGNSYRPIAYSCLRTSPDLSPEIRLQRLYQGLQEIINSYRPEFMAVEQLFFNKNTRTALAVGHARGIALLAGANAGIPVAEYTPLQVKQAVTGYGKAAKQQVQFMVKTLLSLKEIPQPDDVADALAVAICHAHWSTKPGGLKIKND